The Fusobacterium periodonticum 1_1_41FAA genomic sequence ATTAGGCATTGGTAAAAATACTAAATCTGGTTTTAATTCATTTTTTAATTTTACTAATTCTTCTAAAATTAATTGTCTATCTCTCTTATACTCTCTTACTTCAAAATAATAAAAATGGATATTATTTTTATTTATTCCTAATACATTACAAGAATCTGCCAACTCTTTTTTAGCATTATCTTTTTCATATCCTTCTGGAATAGACTTTTCGCATAATGAAAATGTACAATAGTGAACTTCTTTTCCCAGTTCAATTAATTTTGATACTGTCCCCCCACACCCTAGTTCTATATCATCTGGATGAGGTGCTAAACATAAAATTTTATTAAATTTCTCTAACATAGATTCTCCTATATTTTTTTCAAATTTTCTATAAATTGCTTATGTGGAATTGCAAAATTTCCAGTTACTACTTCATTATCTTTCACATCTTTAGTTACAACTGCTCCCATACTAACTTTTGAATTTTCTCCTAAAATTAAACCATTCTTAACAGTACAATTAGGACCTAAATAGGAATTTTTACCTATTCTTGTTCTTCCACCTATAAGAGTACATGCTACAACAAGAGTATTTTCGCCTATTTTTACATCATGTGCAATATGAACTAAATTATCTACTTTTACATTTTTCCCTAAATAAGTTCTATCAAATACACCTCTATCAATGCATGTATTATTTTGTACTTCAACATTTTCTTCTATTAAAACATCTCCAGCAAAAGATATAGATAATACTTCATCTCCAAATCTTGAAAACTCAAATCCATTTCCACCTATTCTACTTCCTGAACGTATTATTGCTCCCTTTTTTATTGTAACATTTTCATATATTGTTACATCTGCTTCAACAATAACATCATCTTCTATAATAATATTATAGTTTCCAATATTAGCTTTTTCAGAAATATATGCTTTTTCAGAAATTTGATTATCTCTTTTAGTAAAATAAAAATCTTCTTTGACTAATTTATTATGTAACTCAAAAAAATCTTTTCTTGGATTTTCACTTATTATAATTCCATATTTATCTTTTTCTATTTTTTTAGCAACTTCATCTGTTGTAACTATACAAGTAATTGATTTATTGTTTTCAATTTCTTTATAATATTTTTCATCATTTAAAAAAGTTAAAACTTTTTTTCCTTCATAATCTTCAGCTGTAAGTCCTAACCAATTAAATTCACCATCTTTTTCTACTTTACCAAAATTTAAATCTGATAATTTCATTTTTTCTCCTATAATTCTAAATTATTTAAGAAGTTTACAATGTATTCTTTTTCTTCTTCAGTTAACTCTGGATCAACTGGGATTGCAATTGTTCTTTTAGATAGATACTCTGCATTAGGTAAACTTCCTTCTGTGTATCCTAAGTTTTTGTAAACTTTTTGTAGATGTAAGGGAACAGGATAATAAATTCCATAAGCTATTCCTACTTCATCTAATTTTTTTGTTAATTCATTTCTATTTTCAGTTTGGATAATATACATATGATAAACATTATAATCATTTTCTCTTAATTGCATTTTTTTATATTTTTTATCATCTAATTTTTCACCATAATATTTTGCAATAGAATTTCTTTTGCTATTCCATTCATCTAGATAATTTAATTTAATATTTAATATTCCTGCATGTAACTCATCTAATCTTGAGTTGTGTCCTATTAGATAATTATAGTATTTTTTAGGATTATAGACTGTATCATCTACTTGACTATCTACTTTTACTTTTACTTCTTCTTCTATATTGTTAAGTAGATTATATGCTATTTCCCCATTTTCTCCACTTCCATGTGCTTTTAAAGCTCTGCAAATAGTTGCAAGATTATCATTATTTGTAGCTATTAGTCCTCCATCTCCATAAGTTCCTAAATTTTTTGTTGGGAAAAACGAAAAACAAGCTATATCAGAAAGTGACCCTATCATTTGTCCTTTATACTTTGCACCAATTGCTTGACAAGCATCTTCTATAACATATAGATTATTCTTTTTTGCTATTTCATTTATTTTATCCATATTTGCTGGTGTTCCAAAAATATGAACTGGCATAATAGCTTTTGTTTTAGAAGTTATAGCTTTTTCTATTTTATTTTCATCAATATTAAAATCTTCTAATTTTACATCAACAAAAACTGGTACTGCTCCTACAACTGATATTGCTTCAGCAGTCGCAAAGAATGTAAAAGGACTTGTTATAACTTCATCCCCTCTACCTATTCCTAATGCTTCTAAAGCTATGACTAAAGCATCTGTTCCATTCCCTATTCCTATAGCATGTTTTACACCTAGATATTCTTCCATCCTTTTTTCAAACTTTTTAGTTTGAGGTCCATTTATATACGCTCCTCCTTCTAAAATTTCTGAAATATTTTTTTCTATATCTTCTTTTAGATATTTATATTGTCTTTTTAAATTTAATAAAGATATTTTCATTCTTATAGCCTCCAATAATCAAACTCTTTCTCTGCTTCTTCTTTATCAAAAATAGATTTTACATCTACAAGTAAAGGTTTACTATAGACTTCATTATAGTATTGATATAGCTCTTTTATATCCATATCTCTATATTCCTTATGACCAACAGCTACTATAACAGCATCCATATTTTTTATATCTTTTAATTCTTCTAAATCGACTCCATATTCTTTTTTAGCTTCTATTTTTTCTGCTATTGGATCTACTATATGAACATTTACTCCATATTCTTTTAGTTCTAGTATAATATCATTTACTTTTGAATTTCTTAAATCTGGACAATTTTCTTTAAAAGTTAGCCCCATTATTAAAATATCTGCTCCCTTTACTCTAATATTGGCATTTATCAATTTTTTTATAGTTTTTTCTGCCACAAATTTAGCCATACCATCATTTATTCTTCTACCAGCTAATATTACTTGTGCATGGTATCCTAATTCAGAAGCTTTATTTGCTAAGTAATACGGATCTACTCCTATACAGTGTCCTCCAACTAAACCAGGTCTATATGGTAAGAAGTTCCATTTTGTTCCTGCCGCTTGTAAAACTTCTAAAGTATCAATTCCTATTCTATCAAAGATTAATGCTAATTCATTAACAAAAGCAATATTTATATCTCTTTGAGAGTTTTCAATAACCTTTGCAGCTTCGGCAACTTTTATTGAAGAAGCTCTATGAACTCCAGCTTTTATTATACTTCCATAAACTTCAGCTATTTTATCTAAGCTTTCTTTATCCATTCCAGAAACTATTTTTACTATTGTTGTCAATGTATTATTTTTATCTGCTGGATTTATTCTTTCTGGTGAGTAACCAATTTTAAAATCTTCGCCACAAACTAAACCTGAGTATTTTTCTAATACAGGTAAACAAACTTCTTCAGTTGCACCAGGATAAACTGTAGATTCATAAACTACTATAGCTCCTTTTTTTAGATTTTTACCAACAATTTCTGAAGAACTTTCTAATGGTTTTAAGTCAGGTGTTTTATTTTCTAAAACAGGTGTTGGTACTGCAACAATTATAAAGTCTGCTTCTTTTATTTTTTTCTCATCATATGTGAATTCTATATTTTTACATTTTTGTATTCTTTCATCTCCAACTTCATTTGTTGGATCTTGTCCTGACAAATACTTTTCTATCTTACTTTTATTTAAATCAAATCCAATAATATTATATTTATTTTCAGCAAAAGTTATTGCTAATGGTAATCCTACATAACCCAATCCTACTACACAAATTTTTACTTTATTTTCCATATCTCTAATCTTAACTCCCTTATTTTTATAATTATGATTTAAAGTTAATTTATTTCTTAGATTAATTTTTTTATGTATTCACAAATATATTGTATATCATCTTCAGTTAAGAAATCATGAAGTGGCAAAGATATTTCGTTTTTATACTGATTATATGCATTAGGATAGTCTTCTATTTTAAATCCTAATCTCTTATAAGCTGTTAAAAGTGGTAATGGTTGAAAATGAACATTTGTTGCTATATCATTTTCTCCTAATTTTGCAATAACTTCATTTCTTTTTTCTTCATCTTGATTCTTTAATCTTATCATATATAAGTGTTTACAACTTTCTTTAATATCATTTTTAAAGATAGGCAATTCTATTTTATCTGTTAAGTCTCCTAGATACTTTTCATAGTAAGATACTAGCTCTTCCTTTTTCTTTAAAATTTCTCCATCGTATCTTTGAAGTTGAACTAAACCAATAGATGCCATAATATCTGTCATATTACATTTATAACCTGGCATAACTATATCATATTTCCAAGCTCCTGCTTTTAATTTTGCTAATGCATCTTTATTTTGACCATGTAAAGCTAATAACATTAGTTCTTTATAGATTTCTTCATTATCAAAATTTTCTGGAAGATTCCAAGTTAAAGCTCCTCCTTCAGCAGTTGTCAAATTCTTTATTGCATGAAATGAAAATGAAGTTATATCAGCCACACTACCAATTTTCTTCCCCTTATAGTCACTTCCAAATGAGTGAGCAGAATCGGCTAAAACTAATATTCTTCCAAATTTTTCTTGATAAGTTCCCTTTTTAGCATTGAATATATTTCTTTTCTTCTCAACTACTTCAAAAATTTCTGTATAATCAGCTGGAAGTCCAGCAATATCAACTGGTATTATAGCCTTTGTTCTAGGAGTTATTAATTTTTCTATTTCTTTAGGATCTATATTGAATTCACCTTTTTTAGTATCTGTTAAAATTATCTTTGCACCACAATGATATATGACACTAGCTGAAGCTGTATAAGTGTAGGCTGATGTTATTACCTCATCTCCTTCTCCTATATCAAATAGTCTTAAGGCTAATTCCATTGCAGCTGTTGCTGAATTAAGAGCCACTGTTTTTTTTGTTCCACAATATTTTGCTATCTCGTCTTCAAATTTTTTGTTTTTGGTCCTGTTGTAATCCAACCAGATCTTAAAGTATCTACTACTTCAGCAATTTCTCTCTCTGTTATATCAGGTGGAGAAAAAGTAATTTTTCTCTTTTCCATATAGTTCCCATCTCCTTACTTATTTCAATATCTTTTTAATAGTCAATAAAATTATTTTTACATCTGTTATTACAGAAATTTCAGATAAATATTTTTTATTCAATTCTATTTTTTTAGGCATAATTTTTTCTATATATGCTTTTTCTGGATCAACTTCATTAGCTAAAATATCATTTTCGTTTGAAAATTCTATTGAAGCATAGTCTGTTATCCCTGCTCTTACCTTTAAAATTTCTCTTTGTTCCTCTGTATAAAGTGCTACATATTTTGGGACTTCAGGTCTTGGTCCAACCAAACTCATATCACCTAGTAAAACATTTATTAATTGTGGTATTTCATCTAACTTATACTTTCTTAAAAAATCTCCAATTTTAGTTATTCTGCTATCTTTTCCTACTGTTATTTGGCTGTATTTATCTGAACCTATTTTCATAGTACGATATTTAAAAATTTTAAATTCTCTTCCATTTTTTGTTACTCTTACTTGTTTAAAAAATATTGGTCCTTTTGAATCAAGCTTTATTAATATAGCTATTATTATTATAAAAGGTGATAGTAATATTAGTCCAAATAATGAAGAAATAATATCAAATATTCTTTTCAACAATTTTTATTCCACTCTCCCTTTAAAAGTACCAATAATACTAGCTAAAGTTCTTCTCATTCCAACAGTATCATTATTCTTTATTAAATCTTTTAAGATTGTATAGTAATCATCTATATCAACCTGTACTTTTTCATTTTCCATATTAGTTATAAATATCTTGTTATTTGATGTTTTTTCTGATGAGTTTATATCATATAGAAGTTCTTCAAATAATTTTTCTCCAGGTCTTAAACCTACTATATCTATTCCAACATTTGAACCTGATAACTTAATCATGTTCTTTGCTAGGTCATAAATTTTAACTGGCTCGCCCATATCTAATATTAATATTTCTCCACCTTTACCAATAGTTGCTGCTTCTATAACCAGTTGAGCTGCTTCTGGTATAGTCATAAAATATCTTATTATATCTTTATGAGTAAGAGTTAAATTCTTACCTTCTTCTATCAGTTTTGAAAATATTGGTATAACTGAACCATTACTTCCTAAAACATTTCCAAATCTAACCGCTATAAATTTTGTATTTGAATCTTTTTCTGAATATTTTTGAAAAATCATTTCACAAACTCTTTTTGTCGCTCCCATAACATTAGTTGGATTAACTGCCTTGTCTGTAGAAATCAAAACCACAGATTCCAATTTATATTTAAGACAACATTCAGCTACATTCTTAGTTCCAAATATATTATTCTTTATAGCTTCCTCTGGATTATTTTCCATAAGTGGCACATGCTTATGTGCTGCTGCATGAAATAGTATATCTGGCTTATACTTATCAAACAACATAGCTAACTTATCTAGGTCTCTAACACTTGCTATCTCTGTCTTGTAATCTAAATATGGATATTTTCTTTTTAATTCCAACTCCATAAGGTAAGAGGCATTTTCATTAATCTCTATATTAATAATCTTTTTAGGATTATACTTAGCTATTTGATTGATAAGTTCAGAGCCTATACTTCCTCCCCCACCAGTTACAAACACTATTTTATCTTGTATAAAATCAAATACTTCCTTAGTGTTGATTTTTATTTCTTCTCTGCCTAATAAATCCTCTAACTTTATATTTCTCAGTTGTGTACTTAAATTCCCTTCTTCAATTAAATTATCTACATTAGGTAATATCTTAACAGATACATCTTTTAGTTTATTTAATTCTTTCAAAATATTTGAAATCTTACTCTGTTCCACAGAAGGCATAGAAATTATTATTTTTGATACATCATTTTTTTCAATAATTTTTTCAACATCTTCTAAGCCACCTAGAACTTTTAAACCATATACTTTTCCACCTTTTTTATTTGGGTTATCATCTAAAAAACCAACTATTTTATATGAAAAATTTGGATTTATTCTAGATTCTTTTACTAATAGTACTCCTGCTTCTCCAGCTCCATAGATAAGTACATTTTCAGAGTTCGCATCACTTCTTCCTACACCTTTCATTCTAGTTAAAAACATAAAAAATCTTGCAACTATTAGCAAGAAAGTAAATATTATCCAAGTTTCAAAGTAAAGGCTGCTCTTAGTATCTAGTTTTAAAAAAACTCTACACATATATGATAAAACTGTTATAGATGTACTTAAAGCCACTAAAGACATATATTCTGAAGTTCCACTGAATCTCCAACTATTATTATATATTTTTAAAATAAAATATATAATACAAAAAGAAAGATTGAAGTAAACTAAAATATTTATATTTTTATTTGTTAGCTGAAGTTGATCATATTTTAAAAATATTGAAATCACTAATGATATATTTAATAGAAATATGTCTATTAAAAACTTCACTAGTTTTCTTATAGTGTTCATGATAACCTCCATTAATTAGCTGTTTTATTTTTCTTATATCCTTCTATAAATTCCTTAACAAATGTTGCTAATACTCCCAAACATATACTTAAAATAATACCTATAGCTAACTTCATCATATTTCCTGATTTTTCTTTTATATTGATAATTGAACTATCATATTTAATAAAGTTTTCTGATTTATTTAACTCTAAATCTATCAAAGTCTTTATAGATTGATATTCACTTTCAAAAGTCTTATATTTTTCATAGTAAGTATCTATATTAGATACTTGTATAGGATAGATATATTTAAAATAGTTATTACTAGTTGACTCTGTTCCACCCGATGAAATTGAGACCTTGCCAGAAACAGCATTTTCTTCTAGTTGCTTTTTTAGTACTGGTAAAGACTTTTCTAAATAAGCTTTTCTTTCCTCTAAATAGTCAAACATATTTTCTTTATAGTATTGATTTAGAATAGTTAAATATGCCTTCATAATGCTATTTGATACTTCTCTATTTTTATCAAGTTTTCTATTGACTCTTACAGTTGTTCTATACGAGTCAGGAGATAATAAATCTTGCTCTTCTTTCGTTTTAGCTAGTTCTTTTAAACTACTTATTTCTAAAATTTTATTTTCAGTTAAAAATTCTCTTTTTGTACTAATATCATCTCTATTTTGCTTTACTTTTTCTTCATAAAGTTTTTTTAGTTCTGGATTTTCAAACAATAATTCTAAATACTTATCATCCAATAATAATTCTTTAGGATTTTTTCTAGGATAGTATACTTCTCCCATGTAACTTTTTATTTCTTGATAATTTAATGTATAGTTAATATATGTTGTATTATGTTTATCAAAAATTATTTTTTTTCCTACATATATACAAGTTACTATCATCCCTACTATTGTAACTATAATAAATATTTTAATATTTTTAACAAAAATATTTATTAAGTCATAGATACTGATTTCATCTTCTTCATAAAAATTATCTTCCACTTTTACTAATTTATTTGACATTACCTTCTCCCCTTATATATTACTTATTATCCTTAAAATACCTATCTATTGCATCTTTCCAATCTGGAATAGTTATTCCTAATTTTTCCTTTATTTTCTTACAGCTTAATTTACTGAATTTTGGTCTTTCTGCAGGTAGTCCTAAGTCTTCTCTTTTTACTGCTATTAAATTCCCTTGCCAAGAAATTTTATCTAATATGTATTTAGCTTCTTCATATTTTGAAGCTATACCATCATTTGTAAAATGGTATATTCCATTTTCAGCTGAACTTTTTAATAGTTCCCAACTATAGTAAGCTAAATCTTTAGAATAAGTAGGGGATGAAACTTGATCATCAACAACCTTTAATTCATCTTTTTCTTTTGATAATTCAATTATTTTGTCAACAAAATTCATACTAGCTTTACCGAAAACCCAAGAAGTTCTTACTATAAAGATTTTTGAAGTTATCTCTGGATTTTCTATCACTTGTGACACTAGTAATTCACCTTCATACTTAGCTTTTGCATAAGTTGACAGTGGATGTGGTTCATCTTCTTCAGTATAACCTGTAGTATCACCATATAAATAACTAGTCAGCAATCCATTAAAAACAAAATCACTTGAATATGTTATATAGTTTGCTCCTATTTCAGCAGCTATATTAGCTAAAGTTGCTGGTGCTTCTGCATTTAACTTATAGCATAATTCTTTTTCTGTTTCTGCTCTATCTACATAATTATATGCAGCACAGTTAATTATAGTGTCTACCTTATAGTTTTGATGCATAGTTTGAACATAGGCTCTTAAAAAATCACCATTAGTTATATCTATCTCATCTTTATCACTTGCTATATACTTTTCTCCAATAGAGTCAAGCAATTCTTTAAAGTCTGTACCTAACTTACCATTAGCTCCAAATATTAGTTTCATTTTTCTCTCCTATACTCTTTAAAAGTTATATTTTTTTTATCTTTTTCTGATATTATTAATTCATCTTCTTTTATATTGTATTTATCTAAATTCCAATCTATATTTAAATCTATATCATTCCAAATAATTCCAACTTCACTTTTAGGATTATAGAAATTATCACATTTATAAAAAAATTCCGTATTATCTTCTAAAGTAAGAAAGCCATGAGCAAAGCCTCTTGGAATAAAAAGCATTCTTTTATTTTTTTCATTCAATTCTATTATAAAACATTTTCCAAAAGTTTCGCTATCTTTTCTCAAGTCCACTGTTACATCCAGTACTGCTCCTCTTAGTACATTTACTAATTTAGCCT encodes the following:
- a CDS encoding polysaccharide biosynthesis protein — its product is MNTIRKLVKFLIDIFLLNISLVISIFLKYDQLQLTNKNINILVYFNLSFCIIYFILKIYNNSWRFSGTSEYMSLVALSTSITVLSYMCRVFLKLDTKSSLYFETWIIFTFLLIVARFFMFLTRMKGVGRSDANSENVLIYGAGEAGVLLVKESRINPNFSYKIVGFLDDNPNKKGGKVYGLKVLGGLEDVEKIIEKNDVSKIIISMPSVEQSKISNILKELNKLKDVSVKILPNVDNLIEEGNLSTQLRNIKLEDLLGREEIKINTKEVFDFIQDKIVFVTGGGGSIGSELINQIAKYNPKKIINIEINENASYLMELELKRKYPYLDYKTEIASVRDLDKLAMLFDKYKPDILFHAAAHKHVPLMENNPEEAIKNNIFGTKNVAECCLKYKLESVVLISTDKAVNPTNVMGATKRVCEMIFQKYSEKDSNTKFIAVRFGNVLGSNGSVIPIFSKLIEEGKNLTLTHKDIIRYFMTIPEAAQLVIEAATIGKGGEILILDMGEPVKIYDLAKNMIKLSGSNVGIDIVGLRPGEKLFEELLYDINSSEKTSNNKIFITNMENEKVQVDIDDYYTILKDLIKNNDTVGMRRTLASIIGTFKGRVE
- a CDS encoding UDP-3-O-(3-hydroxymyristoyl)glucosamine N-acyltransferase — protein: MKLSDLNFGKVEKDGEFNWLGLTAEDYEGKKVLTFLNDEKYYKEIENNKSITCIVTTDEVAKKIEKDKYGIIISENPRKDFFELHNKLVKEDFYFTKRDNQISEKAYISEKANIGNYNIIIEDDVIVEADVTIYENVTIKKGAIIRSGSRIGGNGFEFSRFGDEVLSISFAGDVLIEENVEVQNNTCIDRGVFDRTYLGKNVKVDNLVHIAHDVKIGENTLVVACTLIGGRTRIGKNSYLGPNCTVKNGLILGENSKVSMGAVVTKDVKDNEVVTGNFAIPHKQFIENLKKI
- a CDS encoding sugar transferase; its protein translation is MLKRIFDIISSLFGLILLSPFIIIIAILIKLDSKGPIFFKQVRVTKNGREFKIFKYRTMKIGSDKYSQITVGKDSRITKIGDFLRKYKLDEIPQLINVLLGDMSLVGPRPEVPKYVALYTEEQREILKVRAGITDYASIEFSNENDILANEVDPEKAYIEKIMPKKIELNKKYLSEISVITDVKIILLTIKKILK
- the rfbD gene encoding dTDP-4-dehydrorhamnose reductase gives rise to the protein MKLIFGANGKLGTDFKELLDSIGEKYIASDKDEIDITNGDFLRAYVQTMHQNYKVDTIINCAAYNYVDRAETEKELCYKLNAEAPATLANIAAEIGANYITYSSDFVFNGLLTSYLYGDTTGYTEEDEPHPLSTYAKAKYEGELLVSQVIENPEITSKIFIVRTSWVFGKASMNFVDKIIELSKEKDELKVVDDQVSSPTYSKDLAYYSWELLKSSAENGIYHFTNDGIASKYEEAKYILDKISWQGNLIAVKREDLGLPAERPKFSKLSCKKIKEKLGITIPDWKDAIDRYFKDNK
- a CDS encoding nucleotide sugar dehydrogenase, translating into MENKVKICVVGLGYVGLPLAITFAENKYNIIGFDLNKSKIEKYLSGQDPTNEVGDERIQKCKNIEFTYDEKKIKEADFIIVAVPTPVLENKTPDLKPLESSSEIVGKNLKKGAIVVYESTVYPGATEEVCLPVLEKYSGLVCGEDFKIGYSPERINPADKNNTLTTIVKIVSGMDKESLDKIAEVYGSIIKAGVHRASSIKVAEAAKVIENSQRDINIAFVNELALIFDRIGIDTLEVLQAAGTKWNFLPYRPGLVGGHCIGVDPYYLANKASELGYHAQVILAGRRINDGMAKFVAEKTIKKLINANIRVKGADILIMGLTFKENCPDLRNSKVNDIILELKEYGVNVHIVDPIAEKIEAKKEYGVDLEELKDIKNMDAVIVAVGHKEYRDMDIKELYQYYNEVYSKPLLVDVKSIFDKEEAEKEFDYWRL
- a CDS encoding DegT/DnrJ/EryC1/StrS family aminotransferase is translated as MKISLLNLKRQYKYLKEDIEKNISEILEGGAYINGPQTKKFEKRMEEYLGVKHAIGIGNGTDALVIALEALGIGRGDEVITSPFTFFATAEAISVVGAVPVFVDVKLEDFNIDENKIEKAITSKTKAIMPVHIFGTPANMDKINEIAKKNNLYVIEDACQAIGAKYKGQMIGSLSDIACFSFFPTKNLGTYGDGGLIATNNDNLATICRALKAHGSGENGEIAYNLLNNIEEEVKVKVDSQVDDTVYNPKKYYNYLIGHNSRLDELHAGILNIKLNYLDEWNSKRNSIAKYYGEKLDDKKYKKMQLRENDYNVYHMYIIQTENRNELTKKLDEVGIAYGIYYPVPLHLQKVYKNLGYTEGSLPNAEYLSKRTIAIPVDPELTEEEKEYIVNFLNNLEL
- the rfbC gene encoding dTDP-4-dehydrorhamnose 3,5-epimerase, which gives rise to MNTIETKIKNLLLIEPKVFEDSRGFFIESYNYNTFKELGINNIFVQDNFSKSSKGVLRGLHFQKGEYAQAKLVNVLRGAVLDVTVDLRKDSETFGKCFIIELNEKNKRMLFIPRGFAHGFLTLEDNTEFFYKCDNFYNPKSEVGIIWNDIDLNIDWNLDKYNIKEDELIISEKDKKNITFKEYRREK
- a CDS encoding PIG-L deacetylase family protein, whose amino-acid sequence is MLEKFNKILCLAPHPDDIELGCGGTVSKLIELGKEVHYCTFSLCEKSIPEGYEKDNAKKELADSCNVLGINKNNIHFYYFEVREYKRDRQLILEELVKLKNELKPDLVFLPMPNDVHQDHCTISEEGIRAFKKSTILAYEVPWNNFSLENNLFIELTEEQLQKKIDALKAYKSQYFRSYANEEFVRSLAIVRGVQGKSKYAETFNIIRMYL